Genomic segment of Coregonus clupeaformis isolate EN_2021a chromosome 34, ASM2061545v1, whole genome shotgun sequence:
gatctccatttttatggaacagtctgcctacccatgtgagagacgcagactcggtctcaacctttaagtctttactgaagacttatctcttcagtaggtcatatgattgagtgtagtctggcccaggagtgtgaaggtgaacggaaaggctggagcaacgaacagcccttgctgtctctgccgggccggttcccctctccactggggttctctgcctctaaccctgttgcaggggctgagtcactggcttgctggtgctctttcatgccgtccctgggaggggtgcgtcacttgagtgggttgagttactgacgtgatcttcctgtctgggttggcgccccccttggtttgtgctgtggtggagacctctgtgggctatactcggccttgtctcaggattgtaagttggtggttggggatatccctctagtggtgcgggggctgtgctttggcggagtgggtggggttatatccttcctgtttggccctgtccgggggtttcttcggatggggccacagtgtctccggaccgctcctgtctcagcctccagtatttatgctgcagtagtttatgtgtcgggggctggggttagttggttatacctggagtacttctcctgtcttatccagtgtcctgtgtgaatttaagtatgctctctctaattctctcgttctctctttctctctgagaacctgagcccctaggaccatacgtcaggactaccgggcatgatgacaccttgctgtccccagtccgcctggccttgctgctattccagtttcaactgttctgcctgcggctacgaaacccctacctgtcccagacctgctgttttcaactctttaatgatcggctatgaaaagccaactgagagacctgagccctaggaccatacgtcgggactaccggccgtggtgactccttgctgtccccagtccgcctggccttgctgctattccagtttcaactgttctgcctgcggttatggaaccccctacctgtcccagacctgctgttttcaactcttaatgatcggctatgaaaagccaactgagatttattcctgattattatttgaccatgcttgtcacttatgaacatttttgaacatcttggcatggttctgttataatctccacccggcacagccagaagaggactggccacccctcatagcctggttcctctctaggtttcttcctaggctttcgcctttctagggagtttttcctagccaccgtgcttctacacctgcattactagctgtttggggttttaggctgggtttctgtacagcacttcgagatattagctgatgtaagaagggctatataaaataaaattgattgattgattgattgatgtatgttttcatggaaaacaaggacatctctaagtgaccccaaacttttgaacggtagtgtatatcatttttcttccactttgacattacagattattttgggtagatcgttgacaaataaatgacaattaaatccattttaatcccactttgtaacacaacaaaatgtggaaaaagtcaaggggtgtgaatactttctgaaggcactgtatgtactttGCTGGGAGTGAAAAAAAACTACATGAAATGTTGTGGcaacaaagacagacagaaaaaacTGATGCTGTATATGTATTACTTACAGAGACTCTGAAGTACAGTACTGTAGGATTAGAATACCTAAACCCACTTGTAATGCATCTGTAATCATACCATGGCTGTGAACAGTGCATTTATATCTCCATCTTGTGGCCTCAGATAAGACTGCATCCCACTGCATTCTCTAGACTGAAAATCAGAAAAAGTTCTGTATAAAAACAAGGACTATGTGTAGGCCGGACATGTAACCACTTTTAAACTGTCCTCACATATTGCATTAAATGTGTAAATGTACATACTGAAAGTGTTTCTGAGTGTTATCGCTCATTTAGTTACTGTAAGAAGGCAATAGGGGATGCAATGATTATTGTATTGTTACATTTGTCCAAAAGAGATCGTTTTTAAACCAGATGTGCATTTCCTCATAGCTTCTGTAATACTGCAATCATTCACTGTGACATGCATTcaaatcatctctctctctctcccccactgggcacacactggatgAATCAACttttgtttccacgtcatttcaacgaaatgatgttgaaccaacgtggaattgCTGAAAAatggacatctgtgcccagtgggtctctttctctctctctctctctcactcactctcttttcCCCGTAACTACAGTATCATACAGAATCCTTTATTGGCCCCTGTTTCCAGTTTGTCCAGCCAAAACCTTGACAGCTCATAACGGGCACATCATTCAAGTCTCTTGTGTGTCCGATTAAACTTTCATACAAAGACATAAAAAAGTATACAAAGCACCCATATTGCAGTCAGGCTCTTCACAAGTCTCTGAAAACGGATAAAAAATGGTGAATATGGAAGAGTAGTAAACCATGGGACAATAACGATAGTCAGTAATTATAATTGTTCTATACTGCACAAGCCCCATTGCACTTGTAGTGGTACTGTCTAAGATAGTCCTTGAGCTGATAGGGCAGTGGAAGGATCTCAATGCCCTGATATGTAGTGCAGCTACAGATCACCGCGCGGCACAGGTGCTGCAGGGTGAAGGGGAAAGTCCGCGGcagggggagagacaggaggggcTCGAAGAAAAGGCATGTGGCCGGGTCGCTGTAGTGCCGGAGCAGGCCCGTGACACTCGGGTCCTGGTACATGCACGGGTCGCGTCCGTCGAAGCTGAAGCGCTTGCCGTTCTGCTCGATGCGCGCATGGAGGGAGCGGCTGTAGCGGCGGAAGCTGACTGAGAATAGGAATTCGTCCTGGGCAGAGTCGCGGAGGAGGAAGGTGCCCTCTGGCTGGCCCTCCAGGAGCTCCTCGGCCTCAAAGCGGTCAAGCACGCCCCAGTAGCACGGGCTGTTGTTGATCTGGAGGAGGTCCGGGACCAGGATGTATTCGGTATGGCTGCCACCATGGGCTGCGCCACCTTGTGGACAGGACGGGTCCCAGTCCTCAAGGCTCAGGGGCCTACTCGAGCTGATGCCCTCCCAGGAAAGAGGTGTCGAAGGCAGGGACGAGGACGTAGATGGGAATTGTTCTTTGCTGGCAGCCTGGGAAGCCTGAGCAACCTCTAGGCCCACGATGGTGCTGGGGTGGGTGGCGTGCTTCTTGATGAGGTGCCAGCAGTGGGCCAGCTCCGACTTGGGTGAGAAGGGACACTTGTCCTGCATGAGCTCCGAGACGTGGATCTTGCGCTTGGACCAGAGTAGCACAGAGAATGCCCCCCTGGAGGCGCCTGTTGGGTGGccgtggtggtggtgatggtggtggtggccGTTGCGGAGAGGGAAACACTGGCCCACCGCATCCTGGAACTTCTGCCGGAGGGAGCGTCGAGAAAGGCCTTTTCGACAGGGGACGTCCGTGTCGATTTCCCCCAAGACGGTGCAGCTACACTTCCTCTCTCGCCGTCGCCGTGGACATGAGGTGGAACGCACCCCCTGCTCATCCATCGGCCCCTCCCCCTCCGGACCCCGAAGGCCCGGGTTGTTCCGGGAACGTTTCTTGCTGCTCCACACGTAGCTGTCGGCACTCCAGCTGCGGATGCCACATTTGGGACGGGTGTCAGAACTCCGGGATTTCTTCTCAGACATGGTCCTCCCTCCTCTTCATACAGCTCTGTGCTACATCAATTGACAGAGATAGACAAGTCAATATGTGGATTAAGTAACAATCACAGATAAATCATTGGGATTGTTATCAACAAAAATGTCAAACAGTGCAAGTAGACAGCGTATCATGTTAGTTTAAATAGGCAAAGCTCAGTTTCCACACAGGTAGGCTAATACTAATAGGCTAATACTAGGCTCCCACTGAGCACTGATGTCATTTCAACGTCTTGTTTTGATTTAATTTtcgttgtcaactaacgtgaattcaacgtgaaatcaactaAATATGTCACCatttcattggatttaggttaaaagttggttgAAAAGAAGACcaaatgcccttacgttgatgactttttgcaaatccaatcagttttccatgttgattcaacatcaCCACATATAACCTTTTTGTTGAAATttcatggaaacaatgttgattcaatcaGTTTTTACCCAGTGGGCTAATACTGTTATGGCGTATTTCCATTGAGAACTTAgcccagtgttttacccaaaaggctcagacttttctgtttccatctacaCAGGGCCGGAACCCGTGTCTCACTGGGCTATGGCTCCGGATGACCTGCTCTAACTTGGGACCAAGCccaggccactggtacttttcatcatgacatttacataacaatggctaactgtaaaCATGGGTTAACAACTTTTACTgttaacaccttctcacaaagcactGTGCTGATGATGCAGAGGTTGTTAAATCTGCTTTTCACAAGTCCTGTGTCAGCCCTAGCTATGTGGAAATACAGGTCCCCAAAAATAACACTAGAGCATTCATTAACATCATCACTGGTGAGTCATGACACACTGGTGCTGTAGCCTAATGGAGAAACCCCATTAGTGAACTGtgttctttttttatatatatgttATCACCAATTGTGGACTTCCTTTATAGTAGGCTGACCTCTGACAAGGAGAGTTCCAGTAAAAAGCCCATATCACTGGTTTATGATAAATGACAACAGAAATCAATGAATTATGTTTAAAAACTACTTATACACATTATTACATAATTTATTAACCACTTAATTAAATAAGGCCTGTTGTACAGGTCCTATGTagaatgtaaaaatgtgtttaatgTTAGAAATATATGCGCAAATGGTATAATGATTTACCAACAGACATCTTTAATCCAGGTTTATAAACAGTTTATAAGCAGAGCAGACCCTCAAATAAATCTACTATTGGTATTGCTACAGATTGCTTACCTTCTCCCTAAGACATGCCCAGGCATGTAGGAGGAGGACTGGACAAAAGCAAATGTAATTCATGATGTTTGAGAGTGCCCCACAGAATGATATCCAATCAATTATATAAAAGTACACTTACTATACAGTTTTACAATGTTTAAATAAACATCCATACATACCAAAGCAATTTTTCTGAAAAGAGTTATAGCCACAAAACAGTAGCCTAATTAAAACctaattttatatatttttaaagaacaTTCAATAGCGAGTAGTCTACACCTTGTTTCATTTCCTAATCTTCTACATCGTTTAACTTTTGATTACGTTTGTCTAGAGACTGTCTTACCTTTCAAAATCGTTTTAGAGAGACAAAGTAAATGCCATGTCCATGTTGCCAAATTCTATTATAATCTCTCCATTTGCGCACGAGACGAGGAACGAGCGTTCGATCCTATGTCCAGACCCCatctccagtgtgtagactagtTCTGCGCTCTTTATAGACAAACCCTTTTGGGATTTGATCGTTTCCTCATTTGTCGGGGATGGATGTGTGAGTAAGAATGCTGCATCCTTTCCTCAGTAGCCTCGTAGGCATGTAATGGCTACAGCGTAAACGCGTAAAGACGCACAACCAAAAGAATAGGCCGATTGTTTTACGAAGACTATCATGATAGGCCTATAGTATATTTCATACCCGAAACCTCTGATTATATTTTTTAGTGATAGAATTTTGGCTACAATTTTATTCATCTAGCCTATTTATTTCAGCAAACAAAGCCTGTGTGCAtgcagtggcgacctgtcattcagggcaggcgggacagagccccacctgttttgagccccacatttttagcaacaaaaaacaaacaaacaaagaaacaaacaaaaatgtattGGGGGGGGGGCTTGCCTGCTTTGCaggttattttggcattaataggtgtcacatatcagtttacaaacaatgtacaaaaaaaaaaaaatatatatatatatatatatacagtaccagtaaaaggtttggacacacctgctaattcaaggggttttcttaattttttacattgtagaatattagtgaagacatcagaactatgaaataacacatatggaatcatgtagtaaccaaaaaagtgttcaacaaatcaaaatatatgttatatttgagattcttcaaatagccaccctttgccttgatgacagcttgcacactcttggcattctctcaaccagtttcacctggaatgcttttccaatagtcttgaaggagttgccacatatggtgagcacttgttggctgcttttccttcactctgccgtccgactcatcccaaaccatctcaattgggttgaggtcggtggattgtggaggccaggtcatctgatgcagcactccatcactctcattcttggtaaaatagcctttacacagcctggaggtgtgttgggtcattgtcctgttgaaaaacaaatgatagtcccactaagcccaaaccagatgggatggcgtatcgctgcagaatgctgtggtagccatgctggtaaagtctgccttgaattctaaataaatcacagacagtgtcaccagaaaagcacccccacaccataacacctcctcctctatgctttacagtgggaaatacacatgcggagatcatccgttcacccacaccgcttctcacaaagacacagcggtttgaaccaaaaatctccaatttggactccagaccaaaggacagatttccaccggtctaatgtccatgctcatgtttcttggcccaagcaggtctcttcttcttattggtgtcctttagtagtggtttctttgcagcaattcgaccatgaaggcctgattcacacagtcccctctgaacagttgatgttgaaatgtgtctgtgacttgaactctgtgaagcatttatttggcctgcaatctgaggtgcagttaactctaatgaacttatcctctgcagcagaggtaactctgggtcttccattgctgtggcggtccacatgagagccagtttcatcatatagCTTGATggttgcgactgcactttaaaagttcttgaaatgttccgtattgactgaccttcatgtcttaaagtaatgatggactgtcgtttctctttgcttatttcacctgttcttgccataatatggacttggtcttttaccaaatagggctatcttatgtataccttgtcacaacacaaccgattggctcaaacgcattaagaagataagaaattccacaaattaacttttaagaaggcacacctgttaattgaaatgcattccaggtgactatctcatgaagctggttgagataatgccatgagtgtgcaaaactgtcaccaaggcaaagggtggctatatgaagaatctcaaatataaaatatattttgatttgtttaacacttttttggttactacatgattccatgtgttatttcatagttttgatgtctttactattattctacaatgtaaaaaatagtaaaaatagtgtgtccaaacttttgactggtagtgtatagcattgagttaataaagctgcatacaaacatggtctttgtttacttgagtaaggcagctcaaaaatgcaggtgtttcagcctagctcagtgctttctgtggtggtggggcaagccagcagaCAATAGGagcgttgcgccgtgattggctcagtgttctgtcactcatggggacactacgtcaccgccaagtctaagtccTTAATAAGGGTAGACATCGAAAATTCAAGCAATTTGTgtcctgccatagagttacattagaagtgcccttccaagaaggctcaaggtcattggccacagataaaatgacatcaaatcacgttatatgtacagtagctttgattggactgatcatgtcaacatcttactttcaaaatcttagataacagtcatcatcatgaatcaagttgacaatctacaaggacatcctttttaatccttgtcatatgaagagaaataatgaagagaaattatagataaaacgtatcggtgctcatcggccattggacataaacattaaaaCAACAAGTTgtaaatcgcaaattcaacaatgagtggtttggaaggaatcggtgacagtggctaactgcaagcattgcaactgGGAAGTCGGAAtaaacaaggtgagtccaaaaatgtcttatatgctgctgcataaatgatgtaatatgccagggagatatgtatactgtagctaagaaattaatactaagtgtatgttgtgtagtaaactgttagtagcccatgtgcctcaccctaataatttggtctattttcacctcttaatttcacctactgttctgacttggtggtgcacatgtagcctataacctgttatTGAGAAATGCAATCGTCGAACATTGTAAAAGCATTttatttttttgccccaccaagatttacatgctaaaatcggcaCTGTGTGCATGATAGACGGGTTGGTTAGCAACCAAACGGACCCGTGTGCatctatggggcaaaacagacggggttggcttagattgttgacaacatgtaagctatatttagtctacaatgtttattgaaaatataaatacatttgcTCAATGAGCACtttttgtctctcaaatacatatTTACAGTTGATGGTTATCAAGCTAGCGAATTTTAACCATAtcagcattgacatgaaatcagtcaaaacacctccaAACAAGACATGATATCAAAAACAAGATGAAACCAGCCATTTTGTCACGATCGCTgactgaagcggaccaaggcgcagcgtgatatgcgtacattttattgaagtacacacacgaacaaaacaaacgatacgtgaagtcctaggttaatacaccaaaacaaaccttacggaacaagatcccacaacgtaacatgccaacaggctgcctaagtatggtccccaatcagagacaacgagctacagctgtctctgattgggaaccaccctggccaacatagaaatacacgatctagaacgacaaacctagaaaactaaacaaggaaaaatccacaccctggctcaacatttaagagtccccagagccagggcgtgacacatttagcctatgattccccacatggcgtttgttgtcattcattcttgctagcaatctggtcatccagaatcacaacaacatgcTGACTTCTGCCACATGGAAGCGCGCACATTGTTTTTGTGACATTGTCAGCTACCCATCTGTTATGCCATTTAATATATTTAAAGGTGAaatctgggatctgggaatctgTTTAATGGTCATGATGACACCCATTgaatcttgaagaatataacttataaatgcctcatgagcttatcACAACTGTCTTTTATCctatcataacccaaaatataaggcTTTATTAACCTACTGTTTATGGGCCTATTTTTGTGGTGATCTGTAAAAACAATGTAACTATTACTGTCTTTCCATTGACTGTCATCCCTTGCGTCCATATAGACTAGCTGTGTCTATGGTTCAATTTATCCAGCCCCACCTCCGCTTTATTGCAAGAATTGTACCTTTAATGAAATTACTGTATCCTATGTTATCATTGTTCTCAATGCCACCTGATGGCAGGCCCATCCACACATTAACAACCTCCTCGATATAATTAGGCAACAATAATAGCCTCTGTCTGTTAGTCCATTCAATCTTGTTAGAGAGGAAATGGCCTGGCTTTTAGATTGCATCGAGCGCATGATTTATTGATTGGATAATCAATAAGAGTCTTCCGACAGGTTTGTCTGCTTCCGGGCTATCTTCAAGTTGCTTCAAGTAAAAATACGGGTCATTTTGACTGTGATTCTACACAgacatgggttcaaatactatttgaaaacaTTATAAATACTTTGATTGAACTTAcctgttgcaatggaaccaatagaaaagtgCCAAAACTGCCCATCTGCAAATGACAAAACTTTTGTATTTGAGCGTTTGCAAGTATTTGAACAATTTTAAATAGTGTTTTAATAGTATTTTGAATGTAATCCATATGCCATTCCCAGTTTCCCCACTGCTAGTCtctacactctaaaaagaaaaggttcctggaggatccttcaggggttcttcaaattgaaactgtgggggaacccctataagttattTGAAGAAgcctttaaaagggttcttcaaataaccccttttaatggacctcaaagaaccttttgaataaccttttggggttaatATTTGAATACGCATAACagtaacacaatattttagttgtcagtgtttattatgattttagtggcaaagcagaataaaaaaatctaaatatgaggtaaactcccagcagagccctaAGTCCAATGGGTATCTGGAGTGTTGGGTATCTGGAGTGTTGATTTTAATGTGTTGACGTTCTCTGTATCCATAGCCAATAATGATTTTTGCAGTGCATAGGGATCAAACAGGTTGCCtcttatattcatcagaggtgttgggagggtgaagtctgtgaatccagaaaataataattatacagatgtttaacaaaacattcacacgacagtattcataccttggtttttgtggtaaatgtgaattaATACACAAAAAAAGATAATagtttcatacacataccttgtccataatgtagaggcctatgggattgtcattgaagaggtaagggaggaggatggtaaatgtgatcagcataacataccaataccaattgacatacctttgtatgcctcctcgtctgtatacctgccaACACAGATagaaagtgagcagttcagtcatctgcacccaatacagctagccttcaacatatttttatagcatacatattcttacctctttgatgattgatatccattgaattgtgtccattttctgttttcgaatgatttgcacaaatatgaaaagatagatggtatcatcataaaacaatatcaatttagatcatataaGGGACaacccttaccttaaattgaggagatctttacgttgttcagttaagtgcctgcacctgctatTCTTTCGAATTGAAATCCAAaagtttcagttgggcagttaggttcctgcaagaacccccaccaactaaggaggttcctcgatgaaccccacctcctatggggttcttgaaataaccttttgggggcaattttcagtgccaagaaccctaaggttcttcgaagaactttgaggatcttagaagaactcTTGTCGAACCCCTCATTTTTAGAGTGTAGGAAACCTGTGGTATCAGATATCAAAAGAAGCATTCGAAGGCTGGACATCTGGCTGGATTTAAAGGGTTAAAAGGGACTAATCCAATAACTAAATGCCCGTCCTTTGTTGTCATTAATGAGCTGATGTCATGTCCATGTTTAACAGGTCTTGCCTATTAAGCAGACGATGACATCTTGACTGTATGTATTATTCATTAAAGTGGAACCATTATATTTATCCCAAATACTCAATCTTCAATGAGACCTAATtggatttagtgtgtgtgtgtgtgtgtgtgtgtgtgtgtgtgtgtgtgtgtgtgtgtgtgtgtgtgtgtgtgtgtgtgtgtgtgtgtgtgtgtgtgtgtgtgtgagagagacaaagaaaatCAGTCAGTCTATAAAACTTCAGATAATTTAGCGACACTCCTCCTCCTATGAAACAGCAATTTAATATTTGATGAGTGTCATTATGAAGTCCAAATAGAGTAACACAATGTAGTACAAAATGTTGAATTAATTAGGCACTAGGGCATAGGCTTTATCGACCACCAACAGAGCAAATGAGTAATCGAACCAGTTAGTAGATGGTTCCTGAGTCAAATGATTTGTGTGAAGATTCATGAACTACTAGGATGACTCGTCTCCTTCCCTCTTGTGTGTCCTCCTTATATGGCCATGACTCACTCATACTTTTTGTCCCGTTTCAGGAAGTCTATTGAATATGATGCTATTCCCCGGTTGTCTTTTCACAGCAGTTGATTCAATCAATAGGATGCCTGGCTTTTGTCAAGTTAAAGGTAGGCCTTCATGGCATTCTAGCATCCAATACCATTCACAGCGACATCAGAGACTCGCACACCCTTTACCGCACTCAAACACACTTTACCGCACTCAAACACACTTTACCGCACTCAAACACACTTTAAAGCAATtctgccacttttcaacctcatgttcattatctccagcaccaaacctGTGTTTAGGTATGTGAAATCAGCGTGTTTCTATTATCTGTGGTTAAAAAATGCTTTTCTGTGACATCACTGCgccagtctcccgagtggcacagtggtctaaggcactgcatcgcagtgctacctgtgccactagagatcctggttctacaacttgattggagcccacctgtggtaaattcaattgattggacgtgattttgaaaggcacacacctgtctatataaggtcccacagttgacagtgcatgtcagagcaaaaaccaagacatgaggtcgaaggaattgtctgtagagctccgagacaggattgtgtcgaggcacagatctggggaagggtactaaaaaatgtctgcagcattgaaggtccccaagaacacagtggtctccatcattcttaaatggaagaagtttggaaccaccaagactcttccaagagctggccacccgcccaaactcagcaatcgggggagaagggccttggtcagggaggtgaccaagaacctgatggtcactctgacagcgctccagagtttctctgtggagatgggagagctt
This window contains:
- the socs4 gene encoding suppressor of cytokine signaling 4, with translation MSEKKSRSSDTRPKCGIRSWSADSYVWSSKKRSRNNPGLRGPEGEGPMDEQGVRSTSCPRRRRERKCSCTVLGEIDTDVPCRKGLSRRSLRQKFQDAVGQCFPLRNGHHHHHHHHGHPTGASRGAFSVLLWSKRKIHVSELMQDKCPFSPKSELAHCWHLIKKHATHPSTIVGLEVAQASQAASKEQFPSTSSSLPSTPLSWEGISSSRPLSLEDWDPSCPQGGAAHGGSHTEYILVPDLLQINNSPCYWGVLDRFEAEELLEGQPEGTFLLRDSAQDEFLFSVSFRRYSRSLHARIEQNGKRFSFDGRDPCMYQDPSVTGLLRHYSDPATCLFFEPLLSLPLPRTFPFTLQHLCRAVICSCTTYQGIEILPLPYQLKDYLRQYHYKCNGACAV